One window of Bacteroides sp. AN502(2024) genomic DNA carries:
- a CDS encoding ABC transporter permease, which produces MVKKILAQTYLWILLLLLYSPIVIIVIYSFTEAKVLGNWTGFSTQLYTSLFTTDTHHSLMNALMNTITIALLAATASTLLGSVAAIGIFNLKSRSRKAISFVNSIPILNGDIITGISLFLLFVSLGITQGYTTVVLAHITFCTPYVVLSVLPRLKQMNPNIYEAALDLGATPMQALWKVIVPEIRPGMISGFMLALTLSIDDFAVTVFTIGNQGLETLSTYIYADARKGGLTPELRPLSAIIFVVVLALLIIINYRAGKAKNK; this is translated from the coding sequence ATGGTAAAGAAGATACTTGCGCAGACTTACTTGTGGATATTGCTGTTGTTGCTCTATTCTCCTATCGTGATTATCGTTATCTACTCCTTCACCGAAGCGAAAGTGCTGGGCAACTGGACCGGGTTCTCTACCCAACTTTATACTTCGCTTTTCACTACGGACACGCATCATTCATTGATGAATGCATTGATGAACACGATTACTATTGCTTTGCTGGCTGCAACAGCATCTACCTTGCTGGGTAGCGTGGCTGCCATCGGCATCTTTAATCTGAAGTCCCGTTCGCGCAAAGCGATTAGTTTTGTGAATAGCATTCCTATTCTGAACGGAGATATAATCACGGGTATTTCGCTTTTCCTTTTGTTTGTTTCTTTGGGAATCACGCAAGGATATACCACCGTAGTGCTTGCTCATATCACTTTTTGCACGCCATACGTTGTGTTGAGCGTTCTGCCTCGCCTGAAGCAGATGAATCCGAATATCTATGAGGCTGCCCTCGATTTGGGGGCAACTCCCATGCAAGCCTTGTGGAAAGTCATTGTACCGGAGATTCGTCCGGGAATGATTAGTGGCTTTATGCTGGCGTTGACACTGTCTATTGATGATTTTGCCGTAACGGTATTTACCATCGGTAATCAAGGTTTGGAGACACTCTCCACTTATATTTACGCTGATGCCCGCAAAGGTGGTCTGACACCGGAGCTTCGTCCGCTTTCCGCTATTATTTTTGTTGTGGTGTTGGCGTTACTTATTATAATCAATTACCGGGCGGGGAAAGCGAAGAACAAATAA
- a CDS encoding ABC transporter substrate-binding protein, which produces MKRIIPAILLLLSLTGCYNSGEPRERVLKIYNWADYIGDSVLEDFQAYYKEQTGENIRIVYQTFDINEIMLTKIEKGHEDFDVVCPSEYIIERMLKKHLLLPIDTIFAHSPNYMHNVSPFIREQINKLSRPGEEASRYAVCYMWGTAGLLYNRAYVPDSVATSWGCLWNKKYAGKILMKDSYRDAYGTAIIYAHAKELEERSVTVEELMNDYSPQAMGLAEKYLKALKPNIAGWEADFGKEMMTKNKAWLNMTWSGDAIWAIEEAGAVGVNLDYEVPKEGSNIWYDGWVIPKYARNPEAASYFINFMCRPDIALRNMDFCGYVSSIATPEILEEKIDTTLTYFSDLSYFFGPGADSIQIDKIQYPDRKVVERCAMIRDFGDKTKEVLDIWSRIKGDNLGVGITILIFIVVAWMSGWMIYKRWQRYSRRKQQRRRSRRKKVKRLSNKSQ; this is translated from the coding sequence ATGAAAAGAATAATTCCTGCGATCTTGTTGTTGCTGAGTTTGACGGGATGTTATAATTCCGGCGAGCCTCGCGAACGGGTTCTCAAAATCTATAACTGGGCGGATTATATCGGGGATAGCGTACTCGAAGATTTTCAGGCGTATTATAAGGAACAGACGGGCGAGAATATTCGCATCGTTTATCAGACATTCGACATCAACGAGATTATGTTGACGAAGATCGAGAAAGGTCATGAAGATTTTGACGTGGTTTGTCCTTCGGAATATATCATCGAGCGTATGTTGAAGAAGCATCTGCTTCTGCCTATCGATACGATTTTTGCCCATTCTCCCAATTATATGCATAATGTGTCTCCGTTCATTCGTGAGCAAATCAATAAATTGAGCCGGCCGGGGGAAGAAGCCAGCCGTTATGCGGTATGTTATATGTGGGGAACAGCAGGTCTTCTGTACAATCGTGCTTATGTTCCTGATTCGGTTGCAACCTCCTGGGGGTGTCTTTGGAATAAGAAGTATGCCGGTAAAATTCTGATGAAAGATAGTTACCGCGATGCTTACGGTACGGCTATTATTTATGCGCATGCCAAGGAACTGGAAGAGAGGAGTGTGACGGTGGAAGAACTGATGAACGACTATTCTCCACAGGCTATGGGGCTTGCGGAAAAATATCTGAAGGCGCTGAAGCCGAATATAGCAGGCTGGGAGGCCGATTTCGGTAAGGAGATGATGACGAAGAACAAGGCTTGGCTGAATATGACCTGGAGCGGTGACGCGATATGGGCGATTGAAGAAGCCGGCGCAGTAGGTGTGAATTTGGATTACGAAGTTCCCAAGGAAGGAAGTAATATCTGGTATGACGGTTGGGTGATTCCGAAATATGCCAGGAATCCGGAAGCAGCCAGCTATTTTATCAACTTCATGTGTCGTCCGGACATTGCTCTGAGAAATATGGATTTCTGCGGATATGTAAGCTCGATTGCTACTCCGGAGATTCTGGAAGAGAAGATAGACACGACACTTACCTATTTTTCCGATCTTAGTTATTTCTTCGGACCGGGTGCCGATAGCATACAGATTGATAAGATACAATATCCCGATCGGAAAGTTGTGGAACGGTGTGCCATGATCCGTGACTTTGGCGATAAGACAAAAGAGGTGCTTGATATCTGGTCACGTATCAAGGGAGATAATCTGGGAGTAGGCATAACGATTCTTATTTTTATTGTCGTTGCATGGATGAGCGGTTGGATGATTTATAAAAGATGGCAGCGTTATAGTCGTCGGAAACAACAGAGACGCAGAAGCAGAAGGAAAAAGGTAAAGAGACTGTCTAACAAGTCTCAGTAA
- a CDS encoding DNA alkylation repair protein, which yields MSTTENIRKELQALADSKYQEFHSALVPGVGNILGVRVPQLRILAKEIAKREDWRVFVKATDTQFYEETMLQGMVIGAGKMKLDERMKYVGMFVPRIDNWAVCDIFCGELKATAKKGKETVWQFIQPYLTSPKEFEIRFGIVMLFHYIDEEHIDALLTYADTFSQEAYYARMAMAWMISFCFIKFPEKTMEYLKQSKLDNWTYNKSLQKTIESLRVDKETKDVLRNMKRR from the coding sequence ATGAGTACAACAGAAAACATTCGAAAAGAATTGCAGGCTTTGGCAGATTCCAAGTATCAGGAATTTCATTCCGCCCTGGTTCCCGGAGTCGGGAATATCCTCGGCGTACGTGTTCCTCAATTGCGGATATTGGCAAAAGAAATCGCTAAGAGAGAAGATTGGCGTGTATTTGTGAAAGCAACCGATACCCAATTTTATGAGGAAACAATGCTTCAAGGAATGGTTATCGGAGCAGGCAAAATGAAACTTGACGAACGAATGAAATACGTGGGTATGTTCGTTCCCCGCATAGACAACTGGGCTGTATGCGACATCTTTTGCGGGGAGCTAAAGGCCACCGCAAAAAAAGGAAAAGAAACTGTATGGCAGTTTATTCAGCCTTACCTGACATCGCCCAAAGAGTTTGAAATCCGCTTCGGGATTGTGATGCTTTTCCATTATATAGATGAAGAGCATATCGACGCACTGCTGACATACGCAGACACTTTCAGCCAAGAGGCTTATTATGCACGTATGGCCATGGCCTGGATGATATCCTTCTGTTTCATCAAATTCCCTGAAAAGACAATGGAATATCTGAAACAGAGTAAACTGGATAACTGGACTTATAATAAATCATTGCAGAAAACGATCGAATCGCTTCGTGTAGATAAAGAAACTAAAGACGTACTCCGAAACATGAAACGACGATAA
- the fucP gene encoding L-fucose:H+ symporter permease — MKHTKQSILSKDGISYLIPFILITSCFALWGFANDITNPMVKAFSKIFRMSATDGALVQVAFYGGYFAMAFPAAIFIRKYSYKAGVLLGLGMYAFGAFLFFPAKMTGEYYPFLIAYFILTCGLSFLETSCNPYILSMGTEETATRRLNLAQSFNPMGSLLGMYVAMQFIQAKLHPMCTEDRALLNDSEFQALKESDLSVLIAPYLIIGLIIVAMLILIRFIKMPKNGDQNHRIDFFPTLKRIFTQTRYREGVIAQFFYVGAQIMCWTFIIQYGTRLFMSQGMDEKSAEVLSQQYNIVAMVIFCISRFICTFILRYLNAGKLLMILAIFGGIFTVGTIFLQNIYGIYCLVAISACMSLMFPTIYGIALKGMGDDAKFGAAGLIMAILGGSILPPLQASIIDMEQIAWLPAVNVSFILPFICFLVITCYGYRTMKKNW; from the coding sequence ATGAAACACACCAAGCAGTCCATCCTTTCGAAAGATGGCATCAGTTATCTTATACCTTTTATTCTCATTACCTCCTGTTTTGCATTATGGGGATTTGCCAATGACATAACCAACCCGATGGTAAAGGCATTCTCTAAAATCTTCCGGATGAGTGCTACCGACGGAGCATTGGTACAGGTTGCCTTCTATGGAGGTTACTTTGCAATGGCTTTTCCGGCTGCCATATTCATCCGTAAATATTCCTACAAAGCCGGTGTTTTATTGGGACTGGGTATGTATGCTTTCGGAGCATTCTTATTCTTCCCCGCCAAAATGACAGGTGAGTATTATCCGTTTCTGATTGCTTACTTCATTCTAACCTGCGGCTTGTCCTTCCTCGAAACAAGCTGTAATCCGTATATTCTTTCTATGGGAACGGAAGAAACAGCTACTCGGCGTTTAAACCTTGCACAGTCTTTCAATCCGATGGGGTCACTTCTCGGAATGTATGTAGCCATGCAATTCATCCAAGCAAAGTTACATCCGATGTGTACGGAAGACCGTGCATTGCTTAACGACAGTGAATTTCAGGCCCTCAAAGAGAGCGACCTTAGTGTTCTGATTGCTCCTTATCTGATTATCGGACTGATTATTGTAGCTATGCTGATTCTGATACGGTTCATCAAGATGCCTAAAAATGGAGATCAGAACCATAGAATAGACTTTTTCCCTACACTGAAACGAATTTTTACCCAAACACGTTATCGGGAAGGGGTGATTGCCCAATTCTTCTATGTCGGTGCACAAATTATGTGCTGGACATTCATCATTCAGTATGGAACACGTTTATTCATGTCACAAGGCATGGACGAGAAAAGTGCGGAAGTGTTATCACAGCAATATAATATTGTAGCGATGGTGATATTCTGTATCAGCCGTTTCATCTGTACATTCATTCTGCGCTATCTCAATGCAGGCAAATTACTGATGATTCTCGCCATCTTCGGAGGTATTTTCACAGTAGGAACCATCTTCCTCCAAAACATCTACGGCATCTATTGTCTGGTAGCAATATCGGCTTGCATGTCATTAATGTTCCCTACCATATATGGTATTGCCCTGAAAGGCATGGGAGATGATGCAAAGTTCGGAGCTGCCGGTCTCATTATGGCTATCTTAGGAGGCTCTATTCTTCCACCGCTACAGGCAAGTATCATCGATATGGAACAGATAGCCTGGTTACCGGCCGTCAATGTTTCATTTATTCTCCCGTTCATCTGTTTCCTAGTGATTACCTGCTACGGCTATCGCACGATGAAAAAGAACTGGTAA
- a CDS encoding L-rhamnose mutarotase produces the protein METSKTGYQVQSYDVPVKRYCQTLDLRNSPELIAEYRKRHSQAEAWPEVLAGIREVGILEMEIYILGTRLFMIVETPLDFDWDTAMERLNTLPRQQEWEEYMALFQQAAPGMSSAEKWKPMERMFHLYNT, from the coding sequence ATGGAAACATCTAAAACCGGTTACCAGGTTCAATCTTATGACGTTCCCGTCAAACGATATTGCCAAACTCTCGATTTACGCAATTCTCCGGAACTAATCGCTGAATATCGGAAAAGACATAGTCAGGCAGAAGCATGGCCGGAAGTCCTTGCCGGTATCCGGGAAGTTGGCATCTTGGAAATGGAAATTTATATTCTGGGAACACGACTGTTTATGATCGTCGAAACTCCCCTTGATTTTGACTGGGACACGGCAATGGAACGCCTGAACACCCTTCCCCGCCAACAAGAGTGGGAAGAATATATGGCCCTCTTCCAACAAGCCGCTCCCGGAATGAGTTCCGCAGAAAAATGGAAACCGATGGAAAGAATGTTCCATTTGTATAATACGTAA
- a CDS encoding rhamnulokinase family protein has translation MEDTIKHTYLAADFGGGSGRIIAGFLFNGRLKLEEVYRFSNRQIKLGNHVYWDFPALFEDMKTGLKLAAQKGYAIRGIGIDTWGVDFGLIDKHGNLLGNPVCYRDARTEGMPTEVFKCIDEHRHYAETGIQVMPINTLFQLYSMKQNQDVQLEVARQLLFMPDLFSYFLTGVANNEYCIASTSELLDAQSRNWSLDTIHALGLPEHLFGEIILPGTIRGTLKEDIARETGLGAVDVIAVGSHDTASAVAAVPATESPIAFLSSGTWSLLGVEVDEPILTEEARIAQFTNEGGVGGKIRFLQNITGLWILQRLMSEWKACGEEQDYDIIIPQATEAKIETIIPVDDATFMNPENMENALIHYCRSHALQVPRNKAETVRCVLQSLAFKYRQAVEQLNRCLPTPIRQLNIIGGGSQNKLLNQLTADELGIPVYAGPVEATAMGNILTQAMAKGEIADLHELREIVTRSVTPQVYYPKK, from the coding sequence ATGGAAGATACCATCAAACACACTTATCTAGCAGCAGACTTCGGAGGCGGCAGCGGACGGATTATCGCCGGCTTCCTTTTCAACGGCAGATTAAAACTGGAAGAGGTATACCGTTTCTCCAACCGGCAGATCAAACTGGGCAATCATGTTTACTGGGACTTCCCGGCGCTATTCGAAGATATGAAGACCGGACTAAAACTGGCTGCACAAAAAGGATATGCCATAAGAGGTATCGGTATTGATACTTGGGGAGTGGATTTCGGACTGATTGACAAGCATGGGAACCTGTTAGGAAATCCAGTCTGTTATCGGGATGCGAGAACAGAGGGAATGCCGACAGAAGTATTCAAGTGTATAGATGAACACCGCCATTATGCCGAGACCGGTATCCAGGTGATGCCCATCAATACGCTGTTTCAACTTTACAGCATGAAACAAAATCAAGATGTACAGTTGGAAGTCGCCCGGCAACTTCTATTCATGCCCGATCTCTTCAGTTACTTCCTGACAGGAGTAGCCAATAATGAATATTGTATCGCTTCCACCTCCGAATTACTGGACGCCCAATCACGGAACTGGTCACTCGACACCATACACGCCTTAGGTCTTCCCGAACATCTGTTCGGTGAGATTATTCTCCCCGGAACAATCAGGGGCACACTAAAAGAGGATATCGCACGCGAAACCGGACTGGGTGCCGTAGACGTTATTGCCGTAGGTTCACACGATACAGCCAGTGCCGTAGCCGCTGTTCCTGCCACAGAAAGCCCTATCGCTTTCCTTAGTTCCGGCACCTGGTCGCTACTGGGAGTTGAAGTGGATGAACCTATACTGACGGAAGAAGCAAGAATAGCTCAATTCACCAATGAAGGAGGTGTCGGCGGCAAGATCCGTTTCCTTCAGAATATAACAGGATTATGGATTCTGCAACGCTTGATGAGTGAGTGGAAAGCATGTGGTGAGGAACAAGATTATGATATAATCATCCCGCAGGCTACCGAAGCCAAGATTGAAACAATCATCCCTGTAGACGACGCCACATTCATGAATCCGGAAAATATGGAAAACGCGCTCATTCATTATTGCCGGAGCCATGCTTTGCAAGTTCCCCGAAACAAAGCAGAGACTGTACGATGTGTACTCCAGTCATTAGCTTTCAAATATCGTCAGGCTGTGGAACAGCTTAATCGTTGTCTCCCCACTCCAATCCGTCAATTAAATATCATCGGTGGAGGATCACAAAATAAGTTACTCAACCAACTGACAGCTGACGAACTCGGTATTCCGGTCTATGCAGGTCCGGTGGAAGCCACTGCAATGGGAAACATTCTGACACAGGCAATGGCTAAAGGAGAAATAGCCGATCTTCATGAATTGAGAGAAATTGTCACCCGCAGTGTTACCCCACAAGTATATTACCCTAAAAAATAA
- the fucI gene encoding L-fucose isomerase, protein MKKYPKIGIRPTIDGRQGGVRESLEEKTMNLAKAVAELISSNLKNGDGSSVECVIADGTIGRVAESAACAEKFEREGVGSTITVTSCWCYGAETMDMNPHYPKAVWGFNGTERPGAVYLAAVLAGHAQKGLPAFGIYGHDVQDLDDNTIPEDVAEKILRFARAAQAVATMRGKSYLSMGSVSMGIAGSIVNPDFFQEYLGMRNESIDLTEIIRRMEEGIYDHEEYAKAMAWTEKHCKTNEGEDFKNRPEKRKTREQKDADWEFIVKMTIIMRDLMTGNPKLKEMGFKEEALGHNAIAAGFQGQRQWTDFYPNGDYPEALLNTSFDWNGIREAFVVATENDACNGVAMLFGHLLTHRAQIFSDVRTYWSPEAVKRVTGKELSGLAANGIIHLINSGATTLDGSGQSLDAEGNPVMKEPWNLTDADVENCLKATTWYPADRDYFRGGGFSSNFLSKGGMPVTMMRLNLIKGLGPVLQIAEGWTVEIDPEIHQKLNMRTDPTWPTTWFVPRLCDKPAFKDVYSVMNNWGANHGAISYGHIGQDLITLASMLRIPVCMHNVEDDKIFRPAAWNAFGMDKEGADYRACATYGPIYK, encoded by the coding sequence ATGAAAAAGTATCCGAAAATCGGGATTCGTCCCACAATCGATGGTCGCCAAGGTGGCGTTCGCGAAAGTCTTGAAGAAAAAACAATGAATCTGGCAAAGGCAGTAGCCGAGTTAATCAGCAGTAATCTGAAAAACGGTGACGGTAGCTCGGTAGAATGTGTGATTGCCGATGGCACTATCGGACGCGTAGCCGAAAGTGCCGCCTGTGCGGAAAAGTTTGAAAGAGAAGGAGTAGGTTCTACCATTACCGTCACTTCCTGCTGGTGCTATGGTGCGGAAACAATGGACATGAATCCTCATTATCCGAAAGCTGTCTGGGGATTTAACGGTACAGAACGCCCGGGAGCTGTATATTTGGCAGCCGTATTGGCAGGACACGCACAAAAAGGTCTTCCTGCATTCGGCATCTACGGACATGACGTTCAAGACTTGGACGATAATACAATTCCTGAAGATGTTGCAGAAAAGATTCTTCGCTTTGCACGCGCCGCACAGGCAGTAGCTACCATGAGAGGTAAATCTTACTTATCAATGGGTAGCGTATCCATGGGTATCGCCGGTTCAATCGTCAATCCGGACTTCTTCCAGGAATATCTGGGTATGCGCAATGAGTCCATCGACCTTACAGAAATCATCCGCCGGATGGAAGAAGGTATCTATGACCACGAAGAATATGCAAAAGCAATGGCGTGGACTGAAAAGCATTGCAAGACCAACGAAGGTGAAGACTTTAAGAACCGTCCTGAAAAACGTAAAACCCGTGAGCAGAAAGATGCGGACTGGGAGTTCATCGTAAAAATGACAATTATCATGCGCGACCTGATGACCGGAAACCCCAAACTAAAAGAAATGGGATTCAAGGAAGAAGCCTTGGGACACAACGCTATCGCAGCCGGTTTCCAGGGCCAACGTCAATGGACAGACTTTTATCCTAACGGTGACTATCCGGAAGCCTTACTCAATACTTCTTTCGACTGGAACGGCATCCGTGAAGCATTCGTGGTAGCTACCGAGAATGACGCTTGCAACGGTGTAGCCATGTTGTTCGGACATCTGCTGACCCACCGTGCACAAATATTCTCCGATGTACGTACTTACTGGAGCCCTGAAGCTGTAAAACGTGTAACCGGCAAAGAATTGAGCGGTCTGGCAGCCAATGGTATCATCCATCTTATCAATTCAGGTGCAACAACTCTCGATGGCTCCGGCCAATCATTAGACGCAGAAGGCAATCCGGTTATGAAAGAACCTTGGAACCTGACAGACGCTGATGTAGAAAACTGTCTCAAAGCAACCACTTGGTATCCGGCGGATCGTGATTACTTCCGTGGTGGTGGCTTCTCGTCCAACTTCCTGTCAAAAGGTGGGATGCCTGTAACCATGATGCGTCTGAACCTGATAAAAGGCTTAGGTCCTGTCTTGCAGATTGCAGAAGGATGGACAGTAGAAATCGATCCGGAAATTCATCAGAAACTCAACATGCGTACAGACCCAACATGGCCTACCACCTGGTTTGTACCCCGTCTGTGTGATAAACCGGCTTTCAAAGATGTATATTCAGTCATGAATAACTGGGGAGCCAATCACGGAGCCATTAGCTATGGACATATCGGTCAGGACCTGATCACGCTTGCTTCCATGCTCCGCATCCCGGTATGCATGCATAATGTAGAAGATGATAAAATATTCCGCCCGGCTGCCTGGAATGCCTTCGGCATGGACAAAGAAGGGGCAGACTACAGAGCTTGTGCAACTTACGGTCCAATCTATAAATAA
- a CDS encoding GntR family transcriptional regulator, translating to MKRTDKKATFGQQSSKVTQLADALSQAISRKEFLERDSLPSINQLSAQYRVSRDTVFKAFLDLRERGLIDSTPGKGYYVTSQVTNVLLLLDQYTPFKEALYNSFVKHLPINYKVDLLFHQYNERLFNTIIRESVGKYNKYIVMNFDNEKFSTVLNKINSTKLLLLDFGKFGKEKYSYICQDFDESFYQALHLLRERLRNYHQLVFLFPRSLKHPQSSKEYFTRFCQEQGFLCEVQEDIEHLTIRKGVAYIAIKQQDVVKVVKQGRLEGLKCGKDFGLLAYNDIPSYEVIDEGITSLSIDWEMMGNEAANFVLNNVTVQKFLPTEVRLRKSL from the coding sequence ATGAAACGAACTGATAAAAAGGCAACATTCGGACAACAGTCGAGCAAGGTTACGCAACTGGCGGATGCACTTAGCCAAGCGATCTCTAGGAAAGAGTTTCTTGAAAGAGATTCTCTGCCCTCCATCAATCAGCTAAGCGCCCAATACAGAGTATCACGCGACACCGTTTTCAAGGCTTTCCTTGATTTACGCGAACGAGGACTGATCGACTCCACTCCCGGAAAAGGATATTACGTAACGAGCCAGGTGACCAATGTTTTATTGCTGCTCGACCAGTACACACCTTTCAAAGAAGCATTATACAATAGTTTCGTCAAACATTTGCCTATTAATTATAAGGTAGATTTATTGTTTCATCAATACAACGAACGGTTATTTAACACCATCATCCGGGAGTCCGTAGGAAAATACAACAAATACATCGTGATGAATTTCGATAACGAGAAATTCAGCACAGTTCTAAATAAAATTAATTCCACCAAATTGCTACTTCTTGATTTCGGTAAATTCGGAAAAGAGAAGTATTCATATATTTGTCAAGATTTCGATGAATCTTTCTATCAGGCACTGCATTTGCTCAGGGAAAGGCTGAGAAACTATCACCAACTTGTTTTTCTGTTTCCCCGAAGCTTGAAACACCCTCAAAGCAGCAAGGAATATTTCACCCGTTTCTGCCAGGAACAAGGATTCCTTTGTGAGGTACAGGAAGACATCGAGCATCTGACAATACGCAAGGGAGTTGCCTACATTGCTATCAAGCAACAAGATGTGGTAAAGGTAGTGAAACAAGGCAGATTGGAAGGACTGAAATGCGGAAAAGATTTCGGCTTGTTGGCATACAATGATATTCCTTCTTACGAAGTGATTGACGAAGGAATAACCTCATTGAGTATTGACTGGGAAATGATGGGAAACGAAGCCGCTAATTTCGTTCTTAATAATGTAACGGTACAAAAGTTCTTGCCGACAGAAGTAAGACTTCGAAAGTCGCTTTAA
- a CDS encoding 30S ribosomal protein S16, which translates to MATRIRLQRHGRKSYAFYSIVIADSRAPRDGKFIEKIGTYNPNTNPATVDLNFDAALAWVLKGAQPSDTVRNILSREGVYMKKHLLGGVAKGAFGEAEAEAKFEAWKNNKQSGLAALKAKQDEAKKAEAKVRLEAEKKVNEVKAKALAEKKAAEAAEKAAAEAPAEEAATPAEEAPATETAAE; encoded by the coding sequence ATGGCAACTAGAATCAGATTGCAAAGACACGGACGTAAAAGTTACGCGTTCTATTCAATTGTAATTGCAGACAGCAGAGCACCACGTGATGGTAAATTTATTGAGAAGATTGGTACTTACAACCCAAATACCAATCCTGCTACAGTAGATTTGAATTTCGACGCTGCATTGGCATGGGTACTGAAAGGTGCACAGCCAAGTGACACAGTACGTAACATTCTTTCTCGTGAAGGAGTTTACATGAAAAAACATCTTCTGGGCGGTGTAGCAAAAGGCGCATTCGGAGAAGCTGAAGCCGAAGCTAAATTCGAAGCTTGGAAAAACAACAAACAGTCAGGTTTGGCTGCTTTGAAAGCTAAACAAGACGAAGCTAAGAAAGCAGAAGCGAAAGTACGTCTGGAAGCAGAAAAGAAAGTCAACGAAGTGAAAGCAAAAGCACTCGCAGAAAAGAAAGCCGCTGAAGCTGCTGAAAAAGCTGCTGCTGAAGCTCCCGCAGAAGAAGCTGCAACTCCGGCTGAAGAAGCCCCTGCAACAGAAACTGCTGCTGAATAA
- a CDS encoding Na+/H+ antiporter NhaC family protein, with protein sequence MTEEKIQNEHPGNWWALSPLLVFLCLYLVTSILVNDFYKMPIAVAFLVSSCYAITITRGLKLDQRIYQFSVGAANKNILLMVWIFILAGAFAQCAKQMGAIDATVNLTLHILPDNLLLAGIFIAACFISLSIGTSVGTIVALTPVAVGLAEKTEIALPFMVAVVVGGSFFGDNLSFISDTTIASTKTQECLMRDKFRVNSMIVVPAAILVLGIYIFQGLSITAPTQVPAIEWIKVIPYIIVLGTAIAGINVMLVLIIGILTSGIIGIATGSFGIFDWFGAMGTGITGMGELIIITLLAGGILETIRYNGGIDFIIRKLTRHVNGKRGAELSIAALVSIANLCTANNTIAIITTGPIAKDIAIKFHLDRRKTASILDTFSCLIQGIIPYGAQMLIAAGLANISPISIIGNLYYPFTMGACALLAILFRYPKRYS encoded by the coding sequence ATGACTGAAGAAAAAATACAGAATGAACATCCCGGAAATTGGTGGGCATTGAGTCCGTTACTCGTATTCCTCTGCCTCTATCTGGTGACTTCCATCCTCGTCAACGACTTTTATAAAATGCCCATTGCCGTGGCTTTTCTTGTCTCTTCCTGTTATGCCATCACCATTACGCGTGGCTTGAAACTGGACCAGCGTATCTACCAATTCTCGGTAGGAGCTGCCAATAAGAACATCCTCCTGATGGTATGGATATTCATTCTTGCCGGAGCTTTTGCACAATGTGCCAAGCAAATGGGGGCAATCGATGCCACCGTCAATCTGACACTACATATTCTCCCGGATAATCTGCTGCTGGCCGGCATCTTTATTGCAGCCTGTTTCATCTCTTTATCCATCGGAACCAGCGTGGGAACTATTGTTGCTCTCACTCCCGTTGCTGTAGGACTGGCAGAAAAGACGGAGATAGCACTCCCTTTTATGGTGGCTGTCGTAGTCGGCGGTTCTTTTTTCGGAGATAATCTGTCGTTTATTTCAGACACCACCATTGCTTCTACCAAAACCCAGGAATGTCTAATGCGTGACAAATTCCGGGTAAACTCTATGATAGTGGTTCCGGCAGCCATCCTTGTGCTAGGCATTTATATCTTTCAAGGATTATCCATTACTGCTCCTACTCAAGTGCCAGCCATCGAATGGATCAAAGTGATACCTTATATAATAGTATTAGGAACAGCCATTGCAGGAATAAATGTGATGCTTGTACTTATAATAGGTATATTGACAAGCGGCATCATCGGGATCGCTACCGGCAGCTTCGGAATCTTCGATTGGTTCGGTGCCATGGGGACGGGAATTACAGGCATGGGAGAATTGATTATCATCACTCTACTGGCTGGAGGTATCCTCGAAACCATCCGTTATAATGGTGGTATCGATTTCATCATCCGGAAACTCACTCGCCACGTCAATGGTAAAAGAGGAGCTGAACTAAGCATCGCCGCTCTGGTTAGCATCGCCAATTTATGTACTGCCAACAACACGATTGCCATCATCACAACCGGACCGATAGCCAAAGATATTGCCATAAAATTCCATCTCGACCGAAGAAAAACAGCCAGTATCCTCGATACGTTCTCCTGCCTGATACAAGGAATTATCCCTTATGGAGCACAGATGTTGATTGCAGCAGGACTTGCCAATATCTCCCCTATCAGTATTATCGGCAATCTCTATTATCCGTTCACAATGGGAGCATGCGCCTTACTCGCTATTCTATTCCGCTATCCGAAACGATATTCGTAA